GCCTTCTGATATTATAGCCGTAAACCAATATTTATCTGCAAAACCAAACCAATTTTTATTATTTTGATTTTGCTTTAACTTAATATTTTTTTGTGAAGAAATCTTCTTATAAGTCCACTCTTTCAATTTATCATCAAGAACGCCTACAGCACCTTCATGCGATATAAAGTAAGAATGTTTAATATCATCACGACTGCGATTTATTCTACCATAAGGTACTAGATGAACCTGTGTATTTGTACTATTTTCAACTAGTTGTTCTACTTTAAACATGTAATCATCATCTAGTTCAATTTTTATTTTAAATACAATGCCATCTAAATTATCCCAGTGGAGGATAATCTCTTCCCCACTACTTAACTTCTTTTTGTCAGCTTGCCAAATTGTTGATGAATTTGGAGTTTTTATCTTATTTTCTGGGTCTATCCAACCAAACTCAGCAAAGTATACATCTTTTGACCCGAGTGGAGACAATAGAACTACTTCAGAAGAAGTAGGATCGGAAGTTACATGATAATTGACTAAAGTTAAGTCATCAAACTTAGCTCCATTTAAAGAAATAGAACCATGCAATTTGTTATTGGCTATCTTTACTCTTTGATCTGAGCTGGAATTTATAATCTCATAACGATCTTTATATTTTAATTCAGGAAATGCTAACTCTGTGTCGTTTAAATTGATATCGTCAGCATTTTCTATTGCGGTTTTTTCATAATCAAAGAACCTTTCGTAGAAGATTCTCCAGCCAATCATTATTAAAACTGACAGAAAAACTGCTAAGACTAAATTTCTAACCTCTGACATATAATATTTTTAAATGTTAATTTAAAGTATATTATATTAATACTTCCAATACAATGAACTTTCTTAAGAATTATTTCTTTTTTAGAATTGGGAATTTATAGTAATTTCACTCTAGTAGTTTTTACCAAAAACAGCCACTGTAAATAATCCTAAAAACCAGTTAATATCCTCTCAACTAACTCTTTTACTGTTGGAACATAACCGTCTTTATAAAAAGGGTCATCTTTGAATTTATAAGCGTTGTGGCCAGAAAACATAAGTTGATTTCTAATATCACCACCGTTTATTATATTTTGCAGAGTTTTTTGTATGCAAAAGCTACGTGGGTCTGGCTTTTGCCCTGTTGTATAGTCATCATGATCTTTCCAATTACTAAATAAACAGTGGCTTAAACAACCCATGCAATTAATTTGATCCCTTCTTATCTCTTCAAATTTATCTTTTGTTACAAAAATAACAGTTGAGCTAGGTGTTTTTAATATCTCTGTATACCCCTCAACAATCCATTTATTAGATAGATTTTTATCTTCTGCTTTTAAATAAATTTTTCTATTTCTTTGTCCAATGGTTAGCTCGGTATTAAACACACTACTATAACTGTCTGAAAATTCTACTTGCCTTAAATTACGTTCTTTTAATTCACGTAAAAAATCATTTTCAATTGCAGAAGAATAAAAGCCTGTAGGACTGAATTTGTTTAAGTAAACATCTCCTTTCTTAATATTAAGCAGATGATTTTTCCATTCTACTGAAATTGGACTTTCTTGTGTTAACAGAGGGCGAGTACCAAACTGAAAAGCTATATGGCCTATTAGTTCGTTATCAAACCAGTTATACCAATCTTTTAAATACCACACCCCTCCAGCCATTACAATCGGCACATCACATAAGCCAACTTCATTCATAAATGATCTAATCTCTGCAACTCTTGCAAATGGATCTTGCGGCACTCTTGGGTCTTCATTATTACTCAAACCGTTATGCCCACCAGCAAGCCATGGATCCTCATAAACTACTCCGCCTAGTAAAAATTTAGATACTTTTTCATACGAACGCTTCCATAAAATTTTCAGCGCACGTACTGATGAAATTATCGGATAATAATATACTTGATACTTAGCTGCTATTTCAGCTAATTTATAAGGCATCCCTGCACCACAAGTAACCCCATGTATTAGCCCTTTTGCACCTTCTAATACCCCATTAAGTATACGTTGCACAGCTCCCATTTCCCATAAGACATTCATATGTATACGACCTTGATCTTTTGAAATTTCGTTCGCAACACGTGCCTGACTGATTGCTGCTTTTATGCTATGTTCAATGAGCTCATTATGACGCTCATGTCTTGTTTTGCCTTTGTAAATCTGTGGCACTATCTCACCGTTATCATCTATGAGCTTTGCATTAGCACCTGAAAAAGTACCAACTGCACCAGCTGCAGCAAAGGCTCCACAAGAAAATCCATCACTTATTCCAATGCCTTTACCACCCTCTATAATGGGCCATACCTCTTTACCAGAAAGTAAAACTTTTTTGATTACATCCTTTAAACTTATTTCCATTAATTTTAGTTAATTTTACCATTTCAGAGCTTATTATAATGAGTTTCTTTAAATTATACAATTAGTTACATATTAGGAGAAAAGTTTGCATCTCAACTAGCCCTGATCTACAATGCTGCAGCAGTAGTATTGCTACTTCAGCAAAATGATGATTTATGGATCCAAAGAAAGTAGAGTTAATCTTTTCAAGTTTTCAGCAATCTAACCCTATACCTAAAATTGAGCTAAATTATACAAACCATTTTACTTTATTAATAGCAATAATTTTATCAGCACGGACAACTGATGTTAGTGTAAATAAGATAACAGAACAGCTGTTTAAAATTGCTGATTCTCCACAAAAAATCCTAGATCTTGGAGAAAAAGAATTAAAGAGTCATATCTGCCGTATTGGTTTATACAACACTAAAGCAAAAAATATCATAAAATTAAGTATCATCTTAATAGAAAGCTATGATAGCAGTGTTCCCACAGAGTTTAATCAACTAGTCTCATTGCCAGGAGTAGGAAGAAAAAGCGCAAATGTTTTTTTAAATTCAGCACTCGGCATGCCAACGCTTGCAGTTGATACTCACGTGTTTAGAGTCAGCAATAGAATAGGCTTAGTAAAGGAAAAGAGCATAATAGGAACTGAAAGAAGCTTGCTTAAAGTAGTACCAAAAAAATGGCTCCTATACGCTCATCATTGGCTGGTATTACATGGTAGATATGTATGCAAAGCACGCATGCCACTTTGCAAAACGTGCATAATAAAAAATTTATGTGAGTATAAGAAGAAATGCTAATAATTTGTTACTACTTAAGATAAGTAGTAACAAAGTGTTATGACCTACCATAGAAGCCATTAGATGTGAGTTGTATAGTACTAGGAGCAAAACCATTTTTTCCTTCAGGACTTTCAAGAAGTGGAGGGAAGTTTGCACAATCTGTACCACCATTTTGCATAAAAGATGTTGCTAGTACTTTTTGCGGCTTTCCATCATCTCTAACTATTTGTGGATTATCGTAATAATAACTATTGTTACAATTTGATTTTACGCAATCTGTAAGCCTTTTTAATCGCGTTTTTAACGTAACAATATCATTACTATCATTAGCTTGTGTTTTACTTTCATCTTGTTCATTAGAATATCTACTATCAAATCTGTATTCCACGCTTTCATATTTTATCAACTGATAACACAACATAAGTAAGCATGTAGCTGCTAAAGTAAGTAGACACTACCTCTATAGGTAATTTTATGTCTACTATTGGATTTAAATGTCTTATTAGTAAAAATACACCAAAAGCAGCAGACATTGTAACAGTAGAAACTATAGTAATATTTCTAATAATTCTTTTCTTTTGATCAGAATGGAATTCCTCATACATGCTGTATGCAATACTTCTAATTTCTTCAATTTCGTTTTCATTATTAATGCCTCCAAGCAATGATTCTAAAGCACCTATACCGTCATTTTTTTTGACATAATGTGCCTCATATTTTCCTAATTGTTCTAGTGTTAATGCTCCCATTATTCACCCCCCACTTTTAATGAAATAGTATTACATAAATACCAACATAAGTCAATATGCCACTTATAGTTGAATCTTAAAATAAACTCTTAATATCATTTATCATTTTTGCGGTATCTTGTGCTTTAAAAATAGCTGATCCCATAACTAAAATATCCGCTCCTGCTTCTATAATAGAGGATGCATTATTTGTAGTGATGCCACCATCCATAGCTATTTTTGTTGCAATTTTTTTTATCATGCATTTTATTTTAGATATTTTATCTAGTTGTGAAGTTAGGAATTCTTGCCCGCCAAAACCAGGATTGACAGACATTACAAGAATTACATCTAGTTCATGTATTATATATTCTAGTACACTTGGATGAGTTGAAGGAACTATTGATATTCCAGCTTTAACTCCATATGATTTAATTTTTCTGATTACTCTGTCTAAGTGAATTTCTGCTTCTGCATGTATAGTAATTATATCTGCTCCCGCACTTACAAATGCTTCAATATGATCTGAAGGAGAGTTTATCATTAAATGCACATCGAAAGGCAAAGAAGAATAGGGCCTTATTGCTGATATAACTCCTGGACCAATTGTAATATTAGGTACAAAATTGCCATCCATAACATCTATATGTATTAAATCCGCACCTAAGTCACTTACCTTCTTAACTTCTTCCCCAAGCTTAGCAAAATCTGCTGAAAGTACTGATGCAGCTATTTGAACCGACATTTTTCTCTGCACATTTCATTAATAAGTATTATATTTTATCTCAAAAACTAGAGCTTACATTATAAACGTGTTTATTATAAGTAATACAATCTATAATTTCCCTTACTTGAGCAAAAGTATATCCTTTGTTAAAGCTGGTATTTATAGTAAAATCCGAAAGCTTATGTTTTATATGATAAGTAAGTTGTCGTTTAGAAAATAAATCAATTTCCTTTGTTGTTAAGCTGCGCTTTGTTAACCTTTTATTTTGTAATTGCAAATCTGCAGTAACAAAGATGATGAAATCACATAAATGGTGAGATTTTGTCTCAACAAGTAGTGGTACATCTAGCACTGCAAGCTTGCTGCTTTTCTTCCTCTCTTCAATGAGAAAATCGTTTTGTTTTTCTAGAACAAG
This sequence is a window from Candidatus Mesenet endosymbiont of Phosphuga atrata. Protein-coding genes within it:
- a CDS encoding NAD(P)H-dependent flavin oxidoreductase; amino-acid sequence: MEISLKDVIKKVLLSGKEVWPIIEGGKGIGISDGFSCGAFAAAGAVGTFSGANAKLIDDNGEIVPQIYKGKTRHERHNELIEHSIKAAISQARVANEISKDQGRIHMNVLWEMGAVQRILNGVLEGAKGLIHGVTCGAGMPYKLAEIAAKYQVYYYPIISSVRALKILWKRSYEKVSKFLLGGVVYEDPWLAGGHNGLSNNEDPRVPQDPFARVAEIRSFMNEVGLCDVPIVMAGGVWYLKDWYNWFDNELIGHIAFQFGTRPLLTQESPISVEWKNHLLNIKKGDVYLNKFSPTGFYSSAIENDFLRELKERNLRQVEFSDSYSSVFNTELTIGQRNRKIYLKAEDKNLSNKWIVEGYTEILKTPSSTVIFVTKDKFEEIRRDQINCMGCLSHCLFSNWKDHDDYTTGQKPDPRSFCIQKTLQNIINGGDIRNQLMFSGHNAYKFKDDPFYKDGYVPTVKELVERILTGF
- the nth gene encoding endonuclease III, whose amino-acid sequence is MDPKKVELIFSSFQQSNPIPKIELNYTNHFTLLIAIILSARTTDVSVNKITEQLFKIADSPQKILDLGEKELKSHICRIGLYNTKAKNIIKLSIILIESYDSSVPTEFNQLVSLPGVGRKSANVFLNSALGMPTLAVDTHVFRVSNRIGLVKEKSIIGTERSLLKVVPKKWLLYAHHWLVLHGRYVCKARMPLCKTCIIKNLCEYKKKC
- the rpe gene encoding ribulose-phosphate 3-epimerase — its product is MSVQIAASVLSADFAKLGEEVKKVSDLGADLIHIDVMDGNFVPNITIGPGVISAIRPYSSLPFDVHLMINSPSDHIEAFVSAGADIITIHAEAEIHLDRVIRKIKSYGVKAGISIVPSTHPSVLEYIIHELDVILVMSVNPGFGGQEFLTSQLDKISKIKCMIKKIATKIAMDGGITTNNASSIIEAGADILVMGSAIFKAQDTAKMINDIKSLF
- the coaE gene encoding dephospho-CoA kinase (Dephospho-CoA kinase (CoaE) performs the final step in coenzyme A biosynthesis.), producing the protein MIILGLTGAIGVGKSFVASCLQKFGAAIFDADAMVHKIYQSDKSIINLARDYFPDAVIDGSISRSMLRKYFFQYSEKWQIFESKVHSLVLEKQNDFLIEERKKSSKLAVLDVPLLVETKSHHLCDFIIFVTADLQLQNKRLTKRSLTTKEIDLFSKRQLTYHIKHKLSDFTINTSFNKGYTFAQVREIIDCITYNKHVYNVSSSF